The following DNA comes from Poecilia reticulata strain Guanapo unplaced genomic scaffold, Guppy_female_1.0+MT scaffold_461, whole genome shotgun sequence.
GCCAAGAAGGCTYGCCGACTCCGTCTGCAGCGCCTCTTCCACGYTGTCGGTGTATTTGAAGCCTTGCAGATCAGCTGCGAGGAGAACCTTCAGCACGGCGGGCTGAACCAGGCGGAGAGACGAGAGGGAGATTAAAGGTGACGACTGTTTACTAAATTAATTATCAGCCAAAGACNNNNNNNNNNNNNNNNNNNNNNNNNNNNNNNNNNNNNNNNNNNNNNNNNNNNNNNNNNNNNNNNNNNNNNNNNNNNNNNNNNNNNNNNNNNNNNNNNNNNNNNNNNNNNNNNNNNNNNNNNNNNNNNNNNNNNNNNNNNNNNNNNNNNNNNNNNNNNNNNNNNNNNNNNNNNNNNNNNNNNNNNNNNNNNNNNNNNNNNNNNNNNNNNNNNNNNNNNNNNNNNNNNNNNNNNNNNNNNNNNNNNNNNNNNNNNNNNNNNNNNNNNNNNNNNNNNNNNNNNNNNNNNNNNNNNNNNNNNNNNNNNNNNNNNNNNNNNNNNNNNNNNNNNNNNNNNNNNNNNNNNNNNNNNNNNNNNNNNNNNNNNNNNNNNNNNNNNNNNNNNNNNNNNNNNNNNNNNNNNNNNNNNNNNNNNNNNNNNNNNNNNNNNNNNNNNNNNNNNNNNNNNNNNNNNNNNNNNNNNNNNNNNNNNNNNNNNNNNNNNNNNNNNNNNNNNNNNNNNNNNNNNNNNNNNNNNNNNNNNNNNNNNNNNNNNNNNNNNNNNNNNNNNNNNNNNNNNNNNNNNNNNNNNNNNNNNNNNNNNNNNNNNNNNNNNNNNNNNNNNNNNNNNNNNNNNNNNNNNNNNNNNNNNNNNNNNNNNNNNNNNNNNNNNNNNNNNNNNNNNNNNNNNNNNNNNNNNNNNNNNNNNNNNNNNNNNNNNNNNNNNNNNNNNNNNNNNNNNNNNNNNNNNNNNNNNNNNNNNNNNNNNNNNNNNNNNNNNNNNNNNNNNNNNNNNNNNNNNNNNNNNNNNNNNNNNNNNNNNNNNNNNNNNNNNNNNNNNNNNNNNNNNNNNNNNNNNNNNNNNNNNNNNNNNNNNNNNNNNNNNNNNNNNNNNNNNNNNNNNNNNNNNNNNNNNNNNNNNNNNNNNNNNNNNNNNNNNNNNNNNNNNNNNNNNNNNNNNNNNNNNNNNNNNNNNNNNNNNNNNNNNNNNNNNNNNNNNNNNNNNNNNNNNNNNNNNNNNNNNNNNNNNNNNNNNNNNNNNNNNNNNNNNNNNNNNNNNNNNNNNNNNNNNNNNNNNNNNNNNNNNNNNNNNNNNNNNNNNNNNNNNNNNNNNNNNNNNNNNNNNNNNNNNNNNNNNNNNNNNNNNNNNNNNNNNNNNNNNNNNNNNNNNNNNNNNNNNNNNNNNNNNNNNNNNNNNNNNNNNNNNNNNNNNNNNNNNNNNNNNNNNNNNNNNNNNNNNNNNNNNNNNNNNNNNNNNNNNNNNNNNNNNNNNNNNNNNNNNNNNNNNNNNNNNNNNNNNNNNNNNNNNNNNNNNNNNNNNNNNNNNNNNNNNNNNNNNNNNNNNNNNNNNNNNNNNNNNNNNNNNNNNNNNNNNNNNNNNNNNNNNNNNNNNNNNNNNNNNNNNNNNNNNNNNNNNNNNNNNNNNNNNNNNNNNNNNNNNNNNNNNNNNNNNNNNNNNNNNNNNNNNNNNNNNNNNNNNNNNNNNNNNNNNNNNNNNNNNNNNNNNNNNNNNNNNNNNNNNNNNNNNNNNNNNNNNNNNNNNNNNNNNNNNNNNNNNNNNNNNNNNNNNNNNNNNNNNNNNNNNNNNNNNNNNNNNNNNNNNNNNNNNNNNNNNNNNNNNNNNNNNNNNNNNNNNNNNNNNNNNNNNNNNNNNNNNNNNNNNNNNNNNNNNNNNNNNNNNNNNNNNNNNNNNNNNNNNNNNNNNNNNNNNNNNNNNNNNNNNNNNNNNNNNNNNNNNNNNNNNNNNNNNNNNNNNNNNNNNNNNNNNNNNNNNNNNNNNNNNNNNNNNNNNNNNNNNNNNNNNNNNNNNNNNNNNNNNNNNNNNNNNNNNNNNNNNNNNNNNNNNNNNNNNNNNNNNNNNNNNNNNNNNNNNNNNNNNNNNNNNNNNNNNNNNNNNNNNNNNNNNNNNNNNNNNNNNNNNNNNNNNNNNNNNNNNNNNNNNNNNNNNNNNNNNNNNNNNNNNNNNNNNNNNNNNNNNNNNNNNNNNNNNNNNNNNNNNNNNNNNNNNNNNNNNNNNNNNNNNNNNNNNNNNNNNNNNNNNNNNNNNNNNNNNNNNNNNNNNNNNNNNNNNNNNNNNNNNNNNNNNNNNNNNNNNNNNNNNNNNNNNNNNNNNNNNNNNNNNNNNNNNNNNNNNNNNNNNNNNNNNNNNNNNNNNNNNNNNNNNNNNNNNNNNNNNNNNNNNNNNNNNNNNNNNNNNNNNNNNNNNNNNNNNNNNNNNNNNNNNNNNNNNNNNNNNNNNNNNNNNNNNNNNNNNNNNNNNNNNNNNNNNNNNNNNNNNNNNNNNNNNNNNNNNNNNNNNNNNNNNNNNNNNNNNNNNNNNNNNNNNNNNNNNNNNNNNNNNNNNNNNNNNNNNNNNNNNNNNNNNNNNNNNNNNNNNNNNNNNNNNNNNNNNNNNNNNNNNNNNNNNNNNNNNNNNNNNNNNNNNNNNNNNNNNNNNNNNNNNNNNNNNNNNNNNNNNNNNNNNNNNNNNNNNNNNNNNNNNNNNNNNNNNNNNNNNNNNNNNNNNNNNNNNNNNNNNNNNNNNNNNNNNNNNNNNNNNNNNNNNNNNNNNNNNNNNNNNNNNNNNNNNNNNNNNNNNNNNNNNNNNNNNNNNNNNNNNNNNNNNNNNNNNNNNNNNNNNNNNNNNNNNNNNNNNNNNNNNNNNNNNNNNNNNNNNNNNNNNNNNNNNNNNNNNNNNNNNNNNNNNNNNNNNNNNNNNNNNNNNNNNNNNNNNNNNNNNNNNNNNNNNNNNNNNNNNNNNNNNNNNNNNNNNNNNNNNNNNNNNNNNNNNNNNNNNNNNNNNNNNNNNNNNNNNNNNNNNNNNNNNNNNNNNNNNNNNNNNNNNNNNNNNNNNNNNNNNNNNNNNNNNNNNNNNNNNNNNNNNNNNNNNNNNNNNNNNNNNNNNNNNNNNNNNNNNNNNNNNNNNNNNNNNNNNNNNNNNNNNNNNNNNNNNNNNNNNNNNNNNNNNNNNNNNNNNNNNNNNNNNNNNNNNNNNNNNNNNNNNNNNNNNNNNNNNNNNNNNNNNNNNNNNNNNNNNNNNNNNNNNNNNNNNNNNNNNNNNNNNNNNNNNNNNNNNNNNNNNNNNNNNNNNNNNNNNNNNNNNNNNNNNNNNNNNNNNNNNNNNNNNNNNNNNNNNNNNNNNNNNNNNNNNNNNNNNNNNNNNNNNNNNNNNNNNNNNNNNNNNNNNNNNNNNNNNNNNNNNNNNNNNNNNNNNNNNNNNNNNNNNNNNNNNNNNNNNNNNNNNNNNNNNNNNNNNNNNNNNNNNNNNNNNNNNNNNNNNNNNNNNNNNNNNNNNNNNNNNNNNNNNNNNNNNNNNNNNNNNNNNNNNNNNNNNNNNNNNNNNNNNNNNNNNNNNNNNNNNNNNNNNNNNNNNNNNNNNNNNNNNNNNNNNNNNNNNNNNNNNNNNNNNNNNNNNNNNNNNNNNNNNNNNNNNNNNNNNNNNNNNNNNNNNNNNNNNNNNNNNNNNNNNNNNNNNNNNNNNNNNNNNNNNNNNNNNNNNNNNNNNNNNNNNNNNNNNNNNNNNNNNNNNNNNNNNNNNNNCCCGGATGTGACTTGATGAACATCAGTGCGATCAGCAGAGCGAGACAAACCAGGCCCAGGACCACGTCGCCCACTCTGGCCTCTGGGATCTTGTGGAAGGTGTAGTAAACCTCCAGGAAGAACTGGTGGGGGACATCCYGGATTCCCAGAATGTTCTGCAAACGGGAACCAGTTTAACCTCCCACATCACACACGTAAACCAAAGGAGCTTAAACCAGTTCAGCAGCATAATAAACCCAACAATGAGTTTGAACATTCATGCTTTGCACCAACATGAAGttttatttcatacattttatatacataCACAGACATACATTCTATATAATCTTATAGCAMATATTCAAGGCTCTAAATGCCCTTAAGTGAAAGTTTAGtaattaaagtgtttgttttttgtgttttttagcaGAAAGTTAGCAGAACCActcccacacacaaaaaacgtTGAATTTTGTCAGTATATGCAAATTGCTCAAATAACAGAAcatgaagaaatattttcacttcatggaaaatgataaaacatttttctatgaacaaaaaaaggacaaaaataaattcaaacctACTTGATAGTGTATTCGACAAATGCATGTTGAATAAGCGTTTACAGCAGAAAAGTGCCCAAAATGctctgtttagtttatttaaaaagtaattaaaataaattaaaatttggcCCTAAACTCAAATCTGCATCAAAGTTTtgccaaaataatttaaaaaccacAGAGAATATAAACACTCTGGTTTAAACTCGTTGCAGACAGACACCATCCTTCTGCAGCCCAGAGAGATGAAGCAGGcattgcaataaacaaaaatataaccaATTTTCTGACAGATGTTATTGCAACGGCTCTTTTTGCTCCTCCTCAGTGCCGTGttgttcaacattttgtttttgctgtYATTTGTCAGCGTTAATTCAAACAGCTTTTGGTTGTGCGGAGTCGTTATGACAACAAAAAGCTTTCTCATTCTGACGCTGATTAaaaaacagttcctgtatcgtGTGACGACAGCTTTAGAGTCGCACACACAGCTATCAGGATATCACAGGTGGTTTCAGCAAGGCGATGCCAAACCACTTTCTGAATACTGACATGATCCAACAGATTGGCTCTCCTGTGAAAGAGGTCATGATCACATCTGTGGAAAACACTATTGAAYTGAGATCATATCATTTTAACTTCAATTctattaaaaatagcaaataatattgaatgaacaaaatttctCAGTTACTAAAACTGAGCAATTTGTTTATGCATTCTGTTCAA
Coding sequences within:
- the LOC103461018 gene encoding sodium-independent sulfate anion transporter-like, producing the protein SGFLLDFISYPVIKGFTCAAAVTIGFGQVKNILGIXDVPHQFFLEVYYTFHKIPEARVGDVVLGLVCLALLIALMFIKSHPAVLKVLLAADLQGFKYTDXVEEALQTESASLLGD